One uncultured Caproiciproducens sp. DNA segment encodes these proteins:
- a CDS encoding MMPL family transporter, translated as MKRVAKPVFFIVALLILFLTYTATFGIKGQNGDNSNTYIKGVSDIRWGIDINGGVEATFSPETTTKATKEQIDSAKSIIEVRMTSKHITDYELYTDYDHDRIIVRFPWKNGEKTFDPESAIQELSATAMLTFREGGEYTTTETGSDGQPIYKTPKGTTASTVILQGSDIKSAKAEMSQDQTTGSSTYLVGLELNDSGTEKFAEATERLEGKVISIWMDDVMISSPTVNAVISDGKCTIEGNFTAAEASALANKITAGALPFKLTTSNFSTISPLLGASSLHAMLIAGSIAFALICIFMLLVFRLPGIVAIIALLGQIGLSFAAVSGYFPFINSFTMTLPGIAGIILSIGMGVDANIITASRIKEELWAGKTLDGAIQKGDDNSFWAIFDGNITVIIVALILMGVFGPTNILSMLFGPSTTGSIYSFGYTLLVGIIGNFVFGVTATRLMTKSISGYKFARSKWLYGGAAE; from the coding sequence ATGAAGCGAGTAGCAAAACCAGTTTTTTTCATCGTCGCCCTCCTCATACTGTTTTTAACTTATACCGCCACCTTTGGTATTAAGGGACAAAACGGGGATAATTCGAACACCTACATAAAAGGTGTAAGCGACATTAGATGGGGAATTGACATCAACGGCGGCGTCGAGGCTACATTCAGCCCCGAAACAACAACCAAGGCAACCAAAGAACAAATTGATTCAGCTAAATCAATTATTGAGGTTCGCATGACCAGCAAACACATTACCGATTATGAGTTATATACTGATTATGATCATGATCGTATTATTGTTCGCTTCCCATGGAAGAACGGCGAAAAGACTTTTGACCCTGAAAGTGCGATTCAGGAGCTTTCCGCAACGGCAATGCTTACTTTCCGTGAAGGCGGCGAGTATACAACGACGGAAACCGGCTCCGATGGACAACCCATCTATAAAACTCCAAAGGGCACAACAGCATCAACTGTTATATTACAGGGCAGCGACATTAAAAGTGCCAAAGCTGAAATGTCACAGGATCAGACAACCGGTTCGTCAACATACCTGGTCGGTCTTGAACTGAACGACAGCGGTACGGAAAAATTTGCCGAAGCCACCGAGAGGCTCGAGGGTAAGGTTATCTCAATCTGGATGGATGATGTGATGATCTCAAGCCCGACGGTGAACGCTGTTATCTCAGATGGCAAATGTACGATTGAAGGCAATTTTACCGCAGCTGAAGCATCCGCTTTAGCGAATAAAATTACCGCAGGTGCACTTCCATTTAAGCTGACTACTTCCAATTTCAGTACAATCAGCCCTCTGCTGGGAGCGTCTTCCCTGCACGCAATGCTGATTGCAGGCAGTATTGCTTTCGCTCTCATCTGTATCTTTATGCTCCTCGTTTTCAGACTTCCGGGCATTGTTGCGATTATAGCGCTGCTCGGACAAATCGGGTTGTCATTTGCTGCTGTTTCGGGATACTTCCCCTTTATAAACAGCTTTACAATGACCTTGCCCGGTATCGCCGGTATCATACTCTCTATCGGCATGGGTGTTGATGCGAACATCATTACCGCATCAAGAATCAAAGAAGAGCTCTGGGCTGGAAAAACACTTGACGGTGCTATCCAAAAAGGTGACGACAACAGCTTCTGGGCAATTTTTGACGGCAACATTACCGTTATTATCGTTGCTTTGATCCTGATGGGCGTTTTCGGACCTACAAACATTCTATCAATGCTGTTTGGTCCTTCTACCACCGGCTCTATTTATTCTTTCGGCTATACTCTGCTCGTTGGTATTATCGGCAACTTCGTGTTTGGTGTAACGGCTACCCGTTTGATGACAAAGTCCATCTCCGGGTATAAGTTTGCACGCAGCAAATGGTTATATGGAGGTGCCGCGGAATGA
- a CDS encoding aminotransferase class I/II-fold pyridoxal phosphate-dependent enzyme, whose amino-acid sequence MLQFLSMSDSELLNVKADLQNRYNQFKAQGLKLNMARGKPATDQLDLSMKMLDTLNSGSDMHSSTGDDCRNYGLPDGLPELRKLFAELMGVDDHNILVGGNSSLNMMFDAVSCAMTHGFAGCEPWGKQGNIKFLCPSPGYDRHFAITEYFGFELITVPMLATGPDMDVVEKLVANDTAIKGIWCVPKYSNPTGITYSDETVRRFAALKPAAKDFKIFWDNAYCVHDLTDTPDTLLNLWQECRKSRNIDLPIFFASTSKITFPGAGIAAMGASESNLTVLREHYSFQTIGPDKLNQLRHIYFFKNLNGIMDHMAKHRALLEPKFKTVIGKLESELGDKGVANWTDPNGGYFISVDVLDGCAKRVVSLCKEAGVTLTGAGATYPYGKDPNDRNIRVAPTYPPVAELDQAMNLFCICVQLAAAEKLLKK is encoded by the coding sequence ATGTTGCAATTTTTATCCATGTCAGATTCTGAGCTGTTAAATGTGAAGGCAGACTTACAGAATCGGTATAACCAATTCAAAGCGCAGGGTCTTAAACTGAATATGGCGCGGGGAAAGCCGGCGACGGATCAACTGGATCTTTCCATGAAAATGCTGGATACGCTTAACTCGGGATCCGATATGCATTCGTCAACCGGAGATGACTGCCGCAACTATGGTTTGCCTGATGGACTGCCGGAACTGAGGAAGTTGTTCGCGGAATTGATGGGTGTGGACGACCACAACATTCTTGTCGGAGGAAATTCAAGTCTCAATATGATGTTTGATGCGGTATCCTGTGCTATGACACATGGTTTTGCAGGCTGTGAACCATGGGGCAAGCAAGGCAATATTAAATTTTTATGCCCTTCGCCAGGCTACGACAGGCATTTTGCCATTACGGAATACTTTGGGTTTGAATTGATTACTGTGCCAATGCTTGCTACCGGCCCGGATATGGATGTTGTAGAAAAGCTGGTTGCGAATGACACGGCGATTAAAGGCATTTGGTGTGTACCAAAATATTCCAATCCTACTGGCATTACGTATTCCGATGAAACCGTTCGGCGCTTTGCGGCCTTAAAGCCTGCGGCTAAGGACTTTAAAATTTTCTGGGATAATGCTTACTGTGTTCATGACTTAACGGATACTCCCGACACTTTGCTGAACCTGTGGCAAGAATGCAGAAAATCTCGGAACATTGATCTGCCTATTTTCTTTGCATCCACCAGTAAGATCACTTTTCCCGGTGCGGGCATTGCGGCCATGGGTGCGAGCGAAAGCAACCTTACCGTTCTGAGGGAACATTATTCCTTTCAGACGATTGGGCCGGATAAACTGAATCAACTGCGCCATATTTATTTCTTTAAGAACTTGAATGGTATTATGGACCATATGGCAAAGCACCGTGCACTGTTGGAGCCAAAGTTTAAAACAGTGATTGGAAAGCTTGAATCTGAACTGGGGGACAAAGGGGTTGCCAACTGGACCGACCCGAACGGTGGCTACTTTATCAGTGTCGATGTTTTGGATGGCTGCGCAAAGCGCGTTGTGTCTCTTTGCAAAGAAGCCGGCGTAACCCTTACCGGCGCGGGTGCAACGTATCCGTACGGAAAGGATCCAAATGATCGAAACATCCGGGTTGCACCGACATATCCGCCTGTTGCGGAGCTCGATCAGGCAATGAATTTGTTCTGTATCTGTGTACAGCTTGCTGCAGCTGAAAAATTGTTAAAAAAATAA
- the secF gene encoding protein translocase subunit SecF produces the protein MKTFSIKFFENRKIFFGISLGIMAIGLIFNIIFGTQLDIQFTGGAVIKYSYTGTITQEAVEKIVQDTAKKDVTVRILENVKSADGSTSKNNVSISFAGTDSISIDNQQAIAKALAVKYPNAGFQVVESSSVNASMGRSFFAKCMAAVLLASLLLVLYIALRFKKIGGMSAGVMAIIALIHDVAMVYFTFIIFRMPLNDSFIAVVLTILGYSLNDTIIIYDRIRENRRLLGPKTPSSVLVNTSINQTFTRSLYTAGCTFSSIATVYIVGAVFGLSSVTTFALPMMVGVITGCYSSVCIAGPLYVMWQDHKAAKRAEAKG, from the coding sequence ATGAAAACCTTTAGTATAAAATTCTTTGAGAACAGAAAAATCTTTTTTGGCATTTCACTCGGAATTATGGCCATCGGCCTGATTTTCAACATTATCTTCGGAACCCAGCTTGATATTCAGTTTACCGGCGGCGCTGTGATCAAGTATTCCTATACCGGAACAATTACGCAGGAAGCCGTAGAAAAGATTGTTCAGGATACCGCGAAAAAGGACGTCACGGTTCGTATCCTCGAAAATGTGAAATCTGCTGACGGTTCGACCTCCAAAAACAATGTTTCCATCTCTTTTGCAGGAACTGATTCTATTTCTATCGATAATCAGCAGGCAATTGCAAAAGCACTTGCAGTAAAATATCCCAATGCCGGTTTTCAGGTAGTTGAATCGAGTTCAGTCAATGCCTCCATGGGGCGCAGCTTTTTTGCAAAATGTATGGCAGCAGTCTTACTTGCTTCTCTGCTTCTGGTTCTATATATCGCGCTCAGATTTAAGAAAATCGGAGGCATGTCTGCCGGTGTCATGGCAATCATTGCTCTGATTCATGACGTTGCGATGGTTTATTTTACGTTCATCATATTCAGAATGCCGTTGAATGACAGCTTTATCGCGGTTGTGCTTACGATTTTAGGATATTCCCTGAATGATACGATTATCATTTATGACCGTATCAGAGAAAACCGCAGGCTTTTGGGGCCGAAGACCCCGAGCTCGGTATTGGTCAACACAAGCATTAACCAAACCTTTACGCGTTCTCTATACACCGCCGGATGTACTTTCTCTTCCATTGCGACAGTATATATTGTCGGCGCGGTCTTTGGACTATCCAGTGTAACTACTTTTGCACTGCCGATGATGGTTGGCGTTATAACCGGCTGCTATTCCTCTGTTTGTATTGCCGGCCCGCTGTATGTCATGTGGCAGGACCACAAAGCAGCGAAAAGGGCTGAAGCTAAAGGCTGA
- a CDS encoding hemerythrin family protein: MAMWKESLKIGVPLIDGEHKELCDRIDQLFAACNQGKGKDEIFKTLEFLEGYTIKHFSDEEKLQRSSSYPKCKEHKELHDYFKNQIADLKKELAKEGATIAVVSKTNYFLMNWLLSHIQRVDSELAQYLK, from the coding sequence ATGGCCATGTGGAAAGAAAGCTTAAAAATTGGTGTTCCGCTCATTGACGGCGAACACAAGGAATTATGTGACCGGATTGATCAACTCTTTGCCGCCTGTAATCAGGGAAAAGGTAAGGATGAAATTTTTAAAACGCTGGAATTTCTTGAGGGTTACACAATCAAACATTTTTCAGACGAGGAAAAACTGCAGCGGAGCAGTTCTTATCCAAAATGCAAGGAACATAAAGAATTGCACGATTATTTCAAAAATCAGATTGCGGATTTGAAAAAGGAGCTTGCAAAAGAAGGTGCGACCATTGCGGTGGTTTCAAAGACCAACTATTTCCTGATGAACTGGCTGCTAAGCCATATTCAAAGGGTGGACAGCGAACTTGCTCAGTATTTGAAGTAG
- a CDS encoding GNAT family N-acetyltransferase yields the protein MTTKQAIDFLAKDSLIHVDMLESIVRGNSEILQATDQGVLLFDTVCGTYMMSTEDEKTASRMISTVKHADLFVAHQNFYIDAVQNKFMLHDETMCYQAAYFKKEPLPVPNSTAVIRGLDESYLPFVLEHYSHMDDEEYVLDRLKSGAMFGAFVEDRLVGFIGSHAEGSMGMLEVLPEYRRQGFAVALETFLTNHFLAEGYIPYAQIIVDNSASLKLHHKLNFSISNQTICWLT from the coding sequence ATGACTACGAAACAGGCAATTGACTTTTTAGCAAAGGACTCCCTCATACATGTGGATATGCTGGAAAGCATCGTAAGAGGAAATAGCGAAATATTACAGGCCACCGATCAGGGCGTCCTGCTTTTCGATACCGTTTGCGGAACATATATGATGAGTACGGAAGATGAAAAAACAGCGAGCAGAATGATATCTACTGTGAAACACGCTGATCTGTTCGTAGCACATCAAAATTTTTATATTGACGCTGTCCAAAATAAATTTATGCTCCATGATGAAACAATGTGTTATCAGGCAGCGTATTTTAAAAAGGAACCGCTACCCGTACCAAATTCTACAGCGGTCATTCGAGGGCTTGATGAGTCTTATCTGCCATTTGTATTGGAGCACTACTCTCATATGGATGATGAAGAGTATGTGCTCGACCGTTTGAAATCCGGTGCGATGTTCGGTGCATTTGTAGAGGACAGGCTTGTCGGATTTATCGGATCACATGCAGAAGGTTCCATGGGAATGCTGGAGGTATTGCCGGAATATCGCCGGCAAGGATTTGCGGTTGCACTGGAAACATTCCTTACCAATCACTTTCTTGCCGAAGGATATATTCCATACGCTCAAATCATTGTCGATAATTCGGCTTCACTGAAGCTGCATCATAAGCTTAATTTCTCTATCTCAAACCAAACCATATGCTGGCTGACATAA
- a CDS encoding phosphatase, which translates to MNRKKNIKVAAVIDIGSNMLKMRISQLKKGEIVDLDILEYPLNLGHEVFTEGKIRFESLRELSGVLHGYSSIMSEYGVDQCKVVATTAFRDAKNKSYVVDQLKIQNDMTVQVLEDDQEKTLIYSEILNSLNKMENKKSENALISYIGAGTIGFSVYNGKHMVFSQNIPMGALKLHDMLGNIQELTEDFYTVVEEYLNSIIGHICIPFSKGIVSNLILTGNEIQLIAKICGVEPVNESYTIPAGMLTDLFKRIRSMSQEKISLQYGINEETAELLYSALAIYICLIEFTTSDLIISPKVELWDALMRQMLIPKSGDEYFEHVRENAISCAQEIAKTYNCNQKHSDNIRKFACRIFDKMKGAHGLDHRKRLLLELAAILHDSGHYVTAKQHLLSTFDLIKDIDVYGMTDDEMLITAYVARYNEYDVPNYDDVEFVRISDKNRLIVSKLVAIFRLANTLDKSQKQKLKDIKVKLQNDKLLITAESNDNLYLEKWAFDQCAPFFKEVFGYNPVLTIKASLL; encoded by the coding sequence TTGAATAGAAAAAAAAATATTAAAGTGGCAGCAGTAATTGATATTGGTTCCAACATGCTAAAAATGAGAATCTCCCAGCTGAAAAAAGGAGAAATTGTCGACCTGGATATACTGGAGTATCCCCTGAATCTTGGGCACGAGGTATTTACGGAAGGCAAAATCAGATTTGAAAGCCTGCGTGAGCTTTCCGGTGTGCTGCATGGCTATTCTTCCATTATGAGTGAATACGGTGTCGACCAGTGCAAGGTTGTAGCAACCACTGCTTTCAGAGACGCTAAAAACAAGTCTTATGTAGTTGATCAGCTGAAAATCCAAAATGATATGACTGTTCAGGTACTTGAAGATGATCAGGAGAAAACGCTGATCTATTCTGAAATCCTGAACTCTCTTAATAAAATGGAAAATAAAAAAAGTGAAAACGCACTGATCTCTTATATAGGCGCGGGGACAATCGGATTTTCCGTATATAACGGCAAACACATGGTTTTCTCTCAAAACATACCGATGGGCGCGTTAAAACTGCATGATATGCTGGGAAACATTCAGGAGCTTACCGAAGATTTTTATACCGTCGTGGAAGAGTATCTGAATTCGATTATCGGCCATATTTGCATTCCATTCAGCAAGGGGATTGTTTCAAATCTGATTCTTACAGGAAATGAAATTCAGCTGATTGCAAAAATCTGCGGTGTGGAGCCTGTGAATGAAAGCTATACAATTCCCGCAGGAATGCTCACCGATTTATTCAAACGGATACGCTCCATGTCTCAGGAAAAGATCAGTCTGCAGTACGGCATCAACGAAGAAACTGCGGAACTTCTATATTCTGCTTTGGCTATTTATATCTGTCTGATTGAATTTACCACATCCGACCTTATCATTTCACCTAAGGTTGAACTATGGGACGCACTGATGCGTCAGATGCTCATTCCGAAAAGCGGGGATGAATACTTTGAACATGTCAGGGAAAATGCAATCTCCTGTGCGCAGGAAATCGCCAAGACTTATAACTGCAACCAAAAACACTCGGATAATATCAGAAAGTTTGCCTGCCGTATTTTTGATAAAATGAAAGGTGCACATGGCCTTGACCACCGGAAAAGACTTCTTTTGGAACTGGCTGCCATCTTGCACGACAGCGGACACTATGTCACTGCCAAGCAGCATCTTTTAAGTACATTCGATCTGATAAAAGATATCGACGTTTACGGGATGACCGATGATGAAATGCTCATAACGGCATATGTTGCGCGTTACAATGAATATGATGTGCCAAATTACGACGATGTTGAATTTGTTCGCATCAGCGACAAAAACAGGCTGATTGTATCGAAGCTGGTTGCGATTTTCAGGCTTGCAAACACTCTCGATAAATCACAGAAACAAAAACTGAAAGACATAAAGGTTAAGCTTCAAAATGACAAACTGTTGATTACCGCGGAAAGCAATGATAATTTATATCTTGAAAAATGGGCGTTTGACCAGTGTGCGCCGTTTTTCAAAGAAGTTTTTGGGTACAATCCGGTACTGACGATCAAGGCATCCCTACTATAA
- the asnS gene encoding asparagine--tRNA ligase yields the protein MKRTEITELYSKTAELGGKMVTVCGWVRTIRDSKALGFIELNDGSCFKGVQIVFEAVKIQNFTEVAKLNVGSAVIVSGELIVTPEAKQPFEIHAAQIEIEGLSTPDYPLQKKRHSLEYLRTIAHLRPRTNTFSAAFRVRSAAAYAIHKFFNENDFVYAHTPLITGSDAEGAGEMFCVTTLDAENLPRTENGAVDYTQDFFQKHTSLTVSGQLEAECMAMAFGKVYTFGPTFRAEKSYTQRHAAEFWMIEPEIAFADLQDDMKLAEDMIKFVIQYVMETCPDDIAFFNQFIDKGLVERLQNVVDSDFASVTYTEAVDILKTNNDQFEYKVEWGTDLQTEHEKYLTEHVYGKPVFVTDYPKEIKAFYMRMNDDGKTVAAVDLLVPGIGEIIGGSQREERMDVLLQRMKDFHLDEENYWWYLDLRRYGGTKHAGYGLGFERLVMYLTGIANIRDVLPFPRTTGTAEF from the coding sequence TTGAAAAGAACTGAAATAACCGAATTATATTCAAAAACAGCGGAACTCGGCGGAAAAATGGTAACGGTTTGCGGCTGGGTACGCACAATTCGAGATTCTAAGGCGCTTGGTTTTATTGAACTTAACGACGGAAGCTGTTTTAAGGGAGTTCAAATTGTATTTGAGGCCGTAAAAATTCAAAATTTTACTGAAGTTGCAAAGTTGAATGTTGGTTCTGCGGTCATCGTATCGGGTGAATTGATTGTAACGCCGGAGGCGAAGCAGCCTTTTGAAATTCATGCTGCACAGATTGAAATTGAAGGTTTGTCTACGCCGGATTATCCTCTTCAGAAAAAACGCCATTCATTGGAATATCTGCGTACGATTGCCCATCTGCGCCCGCGTACCAATACGTTCAGCGCGGCATTTCGTGTTCGTTCCGCTGCGGCATATGCGATTCATAAATTTTTCAATGAAAATGATTTTGTTTATGCTCATACTCCGCTGATTACCGGCAGTGACGCTGAGGGAGCGGGCGAAATGTTCTGTGTGACGACTCTTGATGCCGAAAATCTTCCGCGCACCGAAAACGGCGCAGTTGATTACACGCAGGACTTTTTCCAAAAGCACACTTCACTGACTGTATCCGGGCAGCTTGAGGCCGAATGCATGGCCATGGCTTTTGGCAAGGTTTATACCTTCGGGCCAACCTTTCGTGCTGAAAAATCTTACACCCAGAGACATGCCGCTGAGTTTTGGATGATTGAGCCGGAAATTGCATTTGCTGATTTGCAGGATGACATGAAGCTTGCCGAAGACATGATTAAATTTGTTATTCAATATGTTATGGAAACCTGCCCTGATGATATTGCGTTTTTCAATCAATTTATTGATAAAGGACTTGTTGAACGTCTGCAAAATGTAGTCGATTCTGATTTTGCCAGTGTAACCTATACGGAAGCGGTCGACATTTTGAAGACAAACAACGATCAGTTTGAGTATAAAGTCGAATGGGGAACCGATCTTCAGACAGAGCATGAAAAATATTTAACAGAGCATGTCTATGGAAAACCTGTTTTCGTAACCGATTATCCGAAAGAAATTAAAGCTTTTTATATGCGTATGAATGATGACGGGAAAACGGTGGCTGCGGTTGACCTGCTGGTGCCGGGCATTGGTGAAATTATCGGAGGAAGCCAGCGTGAGGAACGTATGGATGTTTTGCTGCAGCGTATGAAGGACTTTCATTTGGATGAGGAAAATTATTGGTGGTATCTGGACTTGAGGCGCTATGGCGGCACAAAGCATGCCGGTTATGGCCTTGGCTTTGAGCGCCTTGTGATGTACCTTACAGGGATTGCAAATATACGTGATGTACTGCCGTTCCCGCGTACAACCGGAACCGCGGAATTTTAG
- a CDS encoding RNA degradosome polyphosphate kinase, whose protein sequence is MNNKTEKTSFPYINRELSWMDFNARVLEEAFKKENPIMERIRFLAISASNLDEFFMVRVAGVKEQVISDYRVEDPSGLMPKQLLPLLSKKIHAFTEKQYSCLHRSIVPAMKKADISFIFPEEMNHEQKHFISDYFDKVLFPVLTPLAVDTSRPFPLLANKSLNIAVRLKGEEDSYFAVVQVPSILSRYLQVPSDHGKAYVLLENVIIYKLEELFELSDIKSACPFRMTRNSDLDIDEESEDLLIEIQKSIKKRKRGKPVRLELMQKCDSETKEFLIDMLDISLDEIYELPGPLDLTFFSKFASIPEYCNLCFKPIKPVYPPADFWGYDDIFEAIREKDRMVHHPYESFETVVDFVRRAAVDKDVLAIKQTLYRVSGHSPIIAALIKAAENGKQVTVLVELKARFDEENNIIWAKKLEEAGCHVIYGLAGLKTHCKILLVVRRDEDGIRRYLHMGTGNYNDSTAKIYTDIGIFTCKEPYGTDASSLFNVLTGYSRPPEYNRFVVAPHGMRNFFQRMIEKEIANSIQGFPCGITVKVNSLVDPDFISLLYKASQSNVPVRLLIRGICCLIPGLPEVSENITVYSIIGQLLEHSRIFKFENAGNPKIYMGSADWMQRNLDRRVELVFPVEDEDLKKRAFSILNLMLSDNINARIMQPDTVYIHIDKRGKAPCNCQTEFSRLAQESVKKLIEQDSSKPFRPIYSSELIE, encoded by the coding sequence ATGAATAATAAAACAGAAAAAACAAGTTTTCCATATATAAACCGTGAATTGAGCTGGATGGACTTTAATGCCCGGGTGTTGGAAGAGGCATTTAAAAAAGAAAATCCGATTATGGAACGCATTCGCTTTCTTGCTATTTCCGCTTCCAATCTGGATGAATTTTTTATGGTCCGGGTAGCCGGCGTAAAAGAACAGGTGATTTCCGACTATCGCGTTGAAGACCCTTCCGGCTTGATGCCAAAACAGCTTTTACCTCTTCTTTCTAAAAAGATTCATGCCTTCACAGAAAAACAGTATTCCTGCCTGCATCGCTCTATTGTGCCTGCAATGAAAAAGGCAGACATCAGTTTTATATTTCCTGAAGAAATGAATCATGAACAAAAGCATTTCATTTCCGATTATTTCGACAAAGTGCTCTTTCCCGTACTGACACCGCTTGCGGTGGATACAAGCCGCCCTTTTCCTCTGCTTGCGAATAAAAGCCTAAACATTGCGGTCAGACTGAAGGGTGAAGAGGATTCCTACTTCGCCGTGGTACAGGTGCCGTCGATTCTTTCCCGATATCTTCAGGTGCCTTCCGATCACGGAAAGGCATATGTTCTTTTGGAGAATGTCATTATTTACAAACTTGAGGAATTGTTTGAACTGAGCGATATAAAGTCCGCCTGTCCTTTTCGCATGACGCGCAATTCGGACCTCGACATTGATGAAGAATCAGAGGACTTATTGATAGAAATACAAAAATCCATAAAAAAGCGCAAACGCGGCAAACCTGTGCGTCTTGAGCTAATGCAAAAATGCGACTCGGAAACCAAAGAATTTCTAATTGACATGCTTGATATCAGTCTGGATGAAATATACGAGCTGCCCGGTCCGCTTGACTTAACCTTTTTTTCTAAATTTGCTTCCATCCCCGAATATTGCAATCTGTGTTTTAAACCGATTAAACCGGTTTATCCCCCCGCTGATTTTTGGGGCTACGACGATATTTTTGAGGCCATCCGCGAGAAGGACAGGATGGTTCACCATCCCTATGAAAGCTTTGAAACCGTTGTTGACTTTGTCCGCAGGGCTGCGGTAGATAAAGATGTACTGGCTATCAAGCAAACTCTTTACCGCGTAAGCGGACATTCACCGATTATTGCGGCGCTGATTAAGGCGGCGGAAAACGGCAAACAGGTCACCGTACTGGTTGAACTGAAAGCACGGTTCGATGAAGAAAACAATATTATTTGGGCAAAAAAGCTGGAAGAAGCGGGATGTCACGTTATTTACGGACTGGCCGGCCTGAAAACGCACTGCAAAATCTTGCTGGTGGTACGCCGTGACGAGGACGGAATCCGCCGTTACCTTCATATGGGTACGGGAAATTATAATGACTCTACGGCTAAAATTTACACCGATATCGGTATTTTTACCTGCAAAGAACCGTACGGAACCGATGCCTCTTCCCTGTTTAACGTGCTGACCGGATACTCCCGTCCGCCGGAGTATAACAGATTTGTGGTTGCGCCGCACGGCATGAGAAACTTTTTTCAGCGTATGATCGAGAAGGAAATCGCAAATTCCATTCAGGGGTTCCCTTGTGGCATTACCGTAAAAGTAAATTCCCTGGTTGATCCGGATTTCATTTCATTGCTTTATAAAGCCTCCCAATCCAATGTGCCGGTGCGCCTGTTGATTCGCGGCATCTGCTGCCTGATTCCCGGACTGCCCGAAGTCAGTGAAAATATTACTGTTTACAGCATCATAGGGCAGCTGCTGGAGCACAGCAGAATTTTTAAATTTGAAAATGCAGGGAATCCTAAAATATATATGGGGAGCGCTGATTGGATGCAGCGCAATCTTGACCGGCGTGTGGAACTCGTATTTCCCGTTGAGGACGAAGATCTGAAAAAGCGGGCATTTTCCATCTTAAACTTGATGCTGAGCGACAATATCAATGCACGGATCATGCAGCCAGACACGGTATATATCCATATAGACAAGCGCGGAAAAGCCCCTTGCAACTGTCAGACTGAGTTTTCGCGCCTGGCACAGGAGTCGGTAAAAAAATTGATCGAACAGGACAGCAGTAAACCTTTTCGCCCAATTTACAGCTCAGAACTAATAGAATAA